Proteins from a genomic interval of Aquabacterium sp. A3:
- a CDS encoding FliH/SctL family protein — MMTTSNKSNPPGNNPYARFIPREELGGKVSAWNLETFEPPPAPAEQDVGVRKPTLAERAAAEMRAKARPAPQAARHADQAMGKAAAAPANGAARPAKAAGPRPVVGGVPGQDDAPPQRPKAAQPAAGPSAEQVAALVQEARQSGYQDGYRNGLAALESYKQTQTAQMAAFMSDQVGTVVRELHHRLEALEQQLAGRVARVALELGRQVVRAEILQHPEHVVVVAEQALSALLSSARQIVVRLHPDDLHLVQIQLAEAMGARGVRLVPDAGLTRGGCVVESDIATVDATVEARWERAAASLGQRSSWHAGRESTDALDTALPEEQDEAEAWMNDGGAASRAPGEEDDA; from the coding sequence ATGATGACTACGTCTAACAAGTCCAATCCGCCGGGCAACAACCCCTACGCGCGGTTCATCCCCAGAGAAGAGCTGGGTGGCAAGGTCTCGGCCTGGAATCTGGAAACCTTTGAGCCGCCCCCAGCGCCCGCCGAGCAGGACGTGGGGGTGCGCAAGCCCACGCTGGCAGAGCGTGCGGCCGCCGAGATGCGCGCCAAGGCGCGGCCTGCACCACAGGCGGCGCGGCACGCCGATCAGGCCATGGGCAAGGCCGCCGCCGCCCCTGCCAACGGCGCTGCACGGCCCGCCAAGGCCGCAGGCCCACGCCCTGTGGTGGGCGGGGTGCCAGGGCAGGACGACGCCCCCCCGCAGCGCCCGAAGGCTGCGCAGCCTGCGGCTGGCCCCAGTGCCGAGCAGGTGGCCGCCCTGGTGCAAGAGGCGCGACAAAGTGGATACCAGGATGGCTACCGCAATGGTCTGGCGGCGTTGGAGAGCTACAAGCAAACCCAGACGGCGCAGATGGCCGCATTCATGAGTGACCAGGTGGGCACGGTGGTGCGCGAACTGCATCACCGGCTGGAGGCACTGGAGCAGCAGTTGGCCGGGCGGGTGGCCCGCGTGGCCCTTGAGCTGGGGCGGCAGGTGGTGCGCGCGGAAATCCTGCAGCACCCGGAGCACGTGGTGGTGGTGGCCGAGCAGGCGCTCAGCGCCTTGCTGAGTTCGGCCCGGCAGATCGTGGTGCGCCTGCACCCTGACGACCTGCACCTGGTGCAGATCCAGCTGGCCGAGGCCATGGGCGCCCGTGGCGTGCGTTTGGTGCCAGACGCCGGCCTGACCCGTGGTGGATGCGTGGTGGAGTCCGACATCGCCACGGTGGACGCCACGGTGGAAGCCCGCTGGGAGCGTGCCGCCGCGTCGCTGGGACAGCGCTCCAGCTGGCATGCGGGCCGCGAATCCACCGATGCACTGGACACCGCTTTGCCAGAAGAGCAAGATGAGGCAGAAGCCTGGATGAACGATGGTGGCGCCGCCTCAAGAGCGCCCGGTGAGGAGGATGACGCATGA
- the fliI gene encoding flagellar protein export ATPase FliI: MNMPIRTEHGVAMEQWMRFLDDLDACASTPQPFENQGKLVRVAGLVLEATGLRLPVGAVCEIHSETRLESTPVLAEVVGFTGDRAFLMPTAEVHGLSSGARVVPRTLPVNPPVLGRPNHPWRRSEDRTRHLPIGSGLLGRVVDAQGVPMDRKGPLDHVRSEPLARRPINAMERDPVRLPLDTGVRAINAMLTVGRGQRIGLFAGSGVGKSVLLGMMARYTQADVIVVGLIGERGREVKEFIEDILGDDGLARSVVVAAPADAPPLTRMQGASYATAVAEHFRDQGLHVLLLMDSLTRYAMAQREIALAIGEPPATKGYPPSCFAKLPQLVERSGNGLNGRGSITAFYTVLSEGDDQQDPIADAARAILDGHIVLSRDLAESGHFPAIDIERSASRVMHNVVDQQHTEDARRFRQLWSRYSKAKDLIQLGAYVPGQDHELDLAVRVHPQMVKLLQQGMHEPAVLQESTHALHRLVQPS, from the coding sequence ATGAACATGCCCATTCGCACCGAACATGGCGTGGCCATGGAGCAGTGGATGCGCTTCCTTGACGACCTGGACGCCTGCGCCAGCACCCCCCAGCCCTTCGAGAATCAGGGCAAGCTGGTGCGCGTGGCTGGTTTGGTGCTGGAGGCCACCGGCCTGCGGCTGCCGGTCGGGGCCGTGTGCGAGATCCATTCCGAGACCCGTCTGGAGTCCACCCCGGTGTTGGCCGAGGTGGTGGGCTTCACGGGTGATCGCGCGTTCCTGATGCCCACCGCCGAGGTGCATGGCCTGTCCAGCGGCGCCAGGGTGGTGCCGCGCACCTTGCCCGTGAACCCGCCCGTGCTGGGACGCCCCAACCATCCCTGGCGGCGCAGCGAAGACCGCACCCGACACCTGCCCATCGGCAGTGGCTTGTTGGGCCGGGTGGTGGATGCACAAGGCGTGCCCATGGACCGCAAAGGGCCGCTGGACCACGTCCGCAGTGAACCACTGGCCCGCCGTCCCATCAACGCGATGGAGCGTGACCCGGTGCGTTTGCCCCTGGACACGGGCGTGCGCGCCATCAACGCCATGCTCACGGTGGGGCGCGGCCAGCGCATCGGCTTGTTCGCCGGTTCGGGCGTGGGCAAATCGGTGTTGTTGGGCATGATGGCCCGCTACACCCAGGCTGATGTGATCGTGGTGGGGCTCATTGGCGAGCGGGGTCGCGAGGTCAAGGAGTTCATCGAAGACATCCTGGGTGACGATGGTCTGGCGCGCTCTGTGGTGGTGGCCGCACCCGCCGATGCGCCGCCGCTGACGCGCATGCAAGGTGCCAGCTACGCCACGGCGGTGGCCGAGCACTTCCGGGACCAGGGCCTGCACGTGCTCTTGCTCATGGATTCACTGACCCGTTACGCCATGGCGCAGCGCGAGATTGCACTGGCCATTGGCGAGCCGCCTGCCACCAAAGGCTATCCGCCATCGTGTTTTGCCAAGCTGCCTCAGTTGGTCGAGCGCAGCGGCAACGGCCTGAACGGCCGAGGCTCGATCACCGCCTTCTACACCGTGCTGTCAGAGGGTGACGACCAGCAAGACCCGATCGCCGACGCCGCACGCGCCATCCTGGATGGTCACATCGTGTTGTCGCGCGACCTGGCCGAGTCCGGTCACTTTCCGGCGATCGACATCGAGCGGTCCGCGTCGCGGGTCATGCACAACGTGGTGGACCAACAGCACACCGAGGACGCCCGACGGTTTCGCCAACTGTGGTCGCGTTACAGCAAGGCCAAAGACCTCATCCAGCTGGGCGCCTACGTGCCGGGCCAGGATCACGAGCTTGACCTGGCCGTGCGGGTGCACCCGCAGATGGTCAAGTTGTTGCAGCAGGGCATGCACGAACCCGCTGTCTTGCAGGAAAGCACCCATGCACTGCACCGCCTGGTGCAGCCATCATGA
- a CDS encoding MFS transporter: protein MHTSAPAPDTLPLRQMLLCCALVVTLSMGIRHSFGLWLQPITMAHGWSREDFSLAMAVQNLVWGAAGPVVGWWSDRRGAFKVLWTGALLYALGLAGMALSVQASTFLVSTGVLIGLAQACTTYAVLYGILGRHIDPARRSWAMGITAAAGSFGQFLMVPVAASLIQSLDWSYALLALAAMATLIGPLSLGLKEPSRSPREPMTSGAPTLTAMAALREAFTHRDYLLLTAGYFVCGFQLAFIGVHLPSYLKDHALSPQVATTALALIGLFNVVGTYAAGALGQRWRKNWILSAIYMGRAVAMILFVATPPSPVSVAVFAAVMGALWLSTVPPTNAVVAQMMGVKHLSMLGGMVFFSHQIGSFLGVWLGGHLYELSGNYQLVWWLAIALGVVASVLNLPIQEHRAPCRRIVTS, encoded by the coding sequence ATGCACACATCCGCGCCCGCCCCCGACACGCTGCCGCTCAGGCAAATGCTGCTGTGCTGCGCCTTGGTGGTCACGCTGTCCATGGGCATCCGTCACAGCTTTGGCCTGTGGCTGCAACCCATCACGATGGCGCACGGCTGGAGCCGCGAGGACTTCTCGCTGGCCATGGCGGTGCAAAACCTCGTGTGGGGTGCCGCAGGCCCTGTGGTGGGATGGTGGTCGGACCGGCGTGGCGCCTTCAAAGTGCTGTGGACCGGTGCGCTGCTGTATGCGCTCGGCCTGGCGGGCATGGCCCTGAGCGTACAAGCCAGCACCTTCCTGGTCAGCACCGGGGTGCTGATCGGGCTGGCACAAGCCTGCACCACCTACGCCGTGTTGTACGGCATCCTGGGGCGGCACATCGACCCCGCCCGCCGATCCTGGGCCATGGGCATCACGGCCGCAGCCGGCTCGTTCGGGCAGTTCTTGATGGTGCCGGTGGCCGCCAGCCTCATCCAGTCGCTGGACTGGTCTTACGCGCTGCTGGCCCTGGCCGCGATGGCCACCCTCATCGGGCCGCTGTCACTGGGCCTGAAAGAGCCGTCCCGGTCCCCACGCGAGCCCATGACCTCTGGCGCCCCCACCCTGACGGCCATGGCCGCCCTGCGCGAGGCGTTCACCCACCGGGACTACCTCTTGTTGACGGCGGGCTACTTCGTCTGCGGCTTTCAGCTGGCCTTCATTGGCGTGCACCTTCCCAGCTACCTGAAAGACCACGCCTTGTCCCCCCAGGTGGCCACCACCGCCCTGGCCCTCATCGGCCTGTTCAACGTCGTGGGCACCTACGCAGCCGGCGCGCTGGGCCAGCGCTGGCGCAAGAACTGGATCCTGTCGGCCATCTACATGGGGCGTGCTGTGGCCATGATCTTGTTTGTGGCCACGCCCCCATCACCCGTGAGCGTGGCGGTGTTTGCAGCCGTCATGGGCGCCTTGTGGCTGTCCACGGTGCCGCCCACCAACGCCGTGGTGGCCCAGATGATGGGGGTGAAGCACCTGTCCATGCTGGGCGGCATGGTGTTCTTCTCGCACCAGATCGGCTCCTTCCTGGGGGTGTGGCTGGGCGGACACTTGTACGAGCTGAGTGGCAACTACCAACTGGTGTGGTGGCTCGCCATCGCCTTGGGGGTGGTGGCCAGCGTTTTGAACCTTCCGATCCAGGAGCACCGCGCGCCATGCCGACGGATCGTGACCTCCTGA
- the fliJ gene encoding flagellar export protein FliJ — protein MTAIQPLLLVLDAAEKARDEALSMLEGGQRQYDAARQQAQSLNDWRRDYQQRWQKQFQQSGGMEIMRCYQDFMGRLTDAQAEQDRRVEQARERLDRLRLELIDREKRVAAVSQLIDRRLLEQRRKEQRQEQKATDEIAARTPRLSSGFGAGEGETLASF, from the coding sequence ATGACCGCCATTCAACCCTTGCTGTTGGTGCTGGACGCTGCCGAGAAGGCGCGCGACGAGGCCTTGTCGATGCTCGAAGGCGGACAACGGCAGTACGATGCCGCGCGCCAGCAGGCGCAATCGCTCAACGACTGGCGGCGGGACTATCAGCAGCGCTGGCAAAAGCAGTTTCAGCAGTCTGGTGGCATGGAAATCATGCGCTGCTACCAGGATTTCATGGGCCGGCTGACCGATGCCCAGGCTGAGCAGGATCGTCGAGTCGAGCAGGCCCGCGAACGGCTGGACCGTTTGCGCCTGGAGCTGATCGATCGGGAAAAGCGGGTGGCGGCCGTCTCTCAACTGATCGACCGACGCCTGCTGGAGCAGCGGCGCAAGGAACAACGCCAGGAGCAGAAGGCGACCGACGAAATCGCGGCCAGAACGCCCCGCTTATCGTCGGGCTTCGGTGCAGGCGAAGGCGAGACACTGGCATCGTTCTGA
- the fliF gene encoding flagellar basal-body MS-ring/collar protein FliF produces MDVTVASPQNVILPASASPVAVDTQPNGFAQRVMALPAQRKMMLGGGLAALLAILVTMVMWSSSGDYRVLYSNLSDKDGGAILAQLQQMQVPYKHAEGGGAILVPADRVHDVRLRLASQGLPKGSVVGFELMENQKFGVTQFQERLNFQRGLEGELTRSIQAIAGVQSARVHLALPNQNGFFREQQKASASVVLTLYPGRSLDRSQVAGIVHLVSSSVPEMSTKSVSVVDQSGSLLSGSHEPGDQGELDAKQLQYVRQIESAYTQRIRDILEPVVGADNLRAQVTAEVDFSQIESTAEEFRPNQGTDNQATIRSQQTSEQMGAGAGQPTGVPGAATNQPPVPAQAPINGPAQAMQAAGQAGQTGGTSRRDSVTNFEVDRTVRVTRNASGNIRRLTAAVVLNHRTKTDAKGKTTTEPLSDEEIDKLTSLVRETIGADDKRGDSIKVVTAPFQVIKEEPIEIPLWQQPDVIDLVRTIAVPAALTLAALIVVFGAIRPAIQAARPVPQPEDATNKLRAVVDDPQELPALGNGVDVATGPDGQPLQALEAPGVDQRLELARKLAKDNPVAMANLVRGWMNN; encoded by the coding sequence ATGGATGTCACAGTCGCCTCTCCTCAAAATGTGATCCTTCCCGCCTCGGCCAGCCCGGTGGCGGTGGACACGCAGCCCAATGGCTTTGCCCAGCGGGTGATGGCCTTGCCGGCCCAGCGCAAGATGATGCTGGGAGGCGGGCTGGCTGCGTTGCTGGCCATCCTGGTCACGATGGTGATGTGGAGCAGCTCCGGTGATTACCGGGTGTTGTATTCCAACCTGTCGGACAAGGACGGCGGCGCCATCCTGGCGCAATTGCAGCAAATGCAGGTGCCCTACAAACACGCCGAAGGCGGCGGAGCGATCCTGGTGCCTGCCGATCGCGTTCACGATGTGAGACTGCGCCTGGCCTCGCAAGGGCTGCCCAAGGGGTCGGTGGTGGGTTTCGAGCTGATGGAAAACCAGAAGTTCGGCGTCACGCAGTTCCAGGAGCGGCTGAACTTCCAGCGCGGGCTTGAGGGAGAACTCACCCGTTCGATCCAGGCCATCGCAGGGGTGCAGTCGGCCCGCGTGCATCTGGCGCTGCCCAATCAGAATGGATTCTTCCGTGAGCAGCAAAAGGCGTCTGCCTCGGTGGTGCTGACCCTGTACCCCGGTCGCTCGCTGGACCGCAGTCAGGTGGCCGGCATCGTTCACCTGGTGTCGTCCAGCGTGCCCGAGATGTCCACCAAGTCCGTGAGCGTGGTCGATCAAAGCGGCAGCTTGCTGTCCGGGTCACACGAGCCCGGTGACCAGGGCGAACTCGATGCCAAGCAGTTGCAGTACGTGCGCCAGATCGAAAGCGCCTACACCCAGCGCATTCGCGACATCCTGGAGCCGGTGGTGGGGGCGGACAACCTGCGTGCGCAAGTGACCGCCGAGGTGGATTTCTCGCAAATCGAATCCACCGCCGAGGAGTTCCGCCCGAACCAGGGCACCGACAACCAGGCCACCATCCGCAGCCAGCAAACCAGCGAGCAGATGGGTGCCGGTGCAGGGCAGCCCACCGGCGTGCCCGGTGCCGCCACCAACCAGCCACCCGTGCCTGCACAGGCACCGATCAATGGTCCTGCGCAAGCCATGCAGGCCGCCGGCCAGGCCGGTCAGACGGGTGGTACTTCGCGTCGGGACTCGGTGACGAACTTCGAGGTGGACCGCACTGTGCGTGTCACCCGCAACGCCTCGGGCAACATCAGGCGCCTGACCGCAGCGGTGGTCCTCAATCACCGCACCAAGACAGACGCCAAGGGCAAAACCACGACCGAGCCGCTGAGCGATGAGGAAATCGACAAGCTGACCTCGCTGGTGCGCGAGACCATCGGCGCAGACGATAAACGCGGTGATTCGATCAAGGTGGTGACGGCGCCCTTCCAGGTGATCAAGGAAGAGCCCATCGAGATTCCCCTGTGGCAGCAACCGGACGTGATCGACCTGGTGCGCACGATCGCGGTGCCGGCCGCCCTGACCCTGGCGGCGCTCATCGTGGTGTTTGGTGCCATTCGCCCCGCGATTCAGGCTGCCCGTCCGGTGCCTCAGCCTGAAGACGCCACCAACAAGCTGCGCGCCGTGGTCGATGATCCGCAGGAATTGCCCGCCCTGGGCAACGGCGTGGATGTGGCGACCGGGCCCGATGGGCAGCCGCTGCAGGCCCTGGAAGCGCCCGGAGTGGACCAACGCCTGGAGCTGGCGCGCAAGCTGGCCAAGGACAACCCCGTGGCCATGGCCAACCTGGTTCGTGGCTGGATGAACAACTGA
- the fliE gene encoding flagellar hook-basal body complex protein FliE: protein MADVARRVESKARIEPGMGNQAVEPGSFQSSFAQALGDISKAQASAQALQREVQFGNPTVSLEETMIASQKASLGFQSALQVRNKLVQAYTDIMNMQV, encoded by the coding sequence ATGGCGGATGTTGCGCGTCGCGTCGAATCCAAAGCCCGCATCGAGCCGGGCATGGGCAACCAGGCGGTTGAGCCAGGTTCATTTCAGAGTTCATTTGCCCAGGCCCTGGGCGACATCAGCAAGGCGCAAGCCAGCGCACAGGCCCTGCAACGCGAAGTGCAGTTCGGCAACCCCACGGTCAGCCTGGAAGAAACCATGATCGCCTCGCAAAAAGCATCACTGGGTTTCCAGTCGGCGCTGCAGGTGCGCAACAAGCTGGTTCAGGCTTACACGGATATCATGAACATGCAGGTGTGA
- the fliG gene encoding flagellar motor switch protein FliG: MDEKGLEDAAILLMSMGEEEAAEVFRQLEPKEVQVLGETMAKLKTIQRERIDNVLDRFSTESAEMGVLVADTDEYVKSVLRKALGDDKANLLIDRIIQGSDITGIESLKWMDAQSVAELLRNEHPQIVAAILVHLDPDLASGVLKSFTERHRNEVMIRIATLDGIQPSALKDLNEVLSRVLAGGAQVRKSSLGGVKPAAEIINLMGSSVETSILDYIREADGDLAQKIMDNMFTFDDLIKLDDKGFQSLLKEVQTESLIIALKGASPDIREKVFKNMSSRAAETLREDLESRGPVKLSEVEAEQKEMLKIVRRLADEGQIVLASGGDDDYV, translated from the coding sequence ATGGACGAAAAAGGCCTTGAAGACGCCGCCATCCTGCTCATGTCGATGGGTGAGGAAGAGGCCGCCGAAGTGTTCCGTCAGCTGGAGCCCAAAGAGGTTCAGGTGCTGGGCGAAACCATGGCCAAGCTCAAGACCATACAGAGAGAGCGAATCGACAACGTGCTGGATCGCTTCTCGACCGAATCGGCCGAGATGGGGGTGCTGGTGGCCGACACGGACGAGTACGTCAAGTCGGTGCTGCGCAAGGCCTTGGGCGATGACAAGGCCAACCTGCTGATCGATCGCATCATCCAGGGCAGCGACATCACCGGCATCGAGAGCCTGAAATGGATGGATGCCCAGTCCGTGGCGGAGCTGCTGCGCAATGAGCACCCCCAGATCGTGGCGGCCATCCTGGTGCACCTGGACCCGGACCTGGCCTCGGGCGTGCTGAAGAGCTTCACCGAGCGGCATCGCAACGAGGTGATGATCCGCATCGCCACCCTGGACGGCATCCAGCCCTCGGCGCTCAAGGACCTCAACGAGGTGCTGTCACGCGTGTTGGCCGGGGGCGCCCAGGTTCGCAAATCGTCGCTGGGCGGTGTCAAGCCGGCGGCCGAGATCATCAACCTCATGGGCTCCAGCGTCGAGACATCGATCCTGGACTACATCCGCGAGGCCGATGGCGATCTGGCGCAGAAGATCATGGACAACATGTTCACCTTCGACGACCTGATCAAGCTGGACGACAAGGGCTTCCAGAGCCTGCTCAAGGAAGTGCAGACCGAGTCGCTCATCATCGCGCTCAAGGGGGCGTCGCCCGACATCCGGGAGAAGGTGTTCAAGAACATGTCCTCGCGTGCGGCAGAAACCCTGCGCGAAGACCTCGAAAGCCGCGGCCCGGTCAAGCTGTCCGAAGTGGAAGCCGAGCAGAAAGAAATGTTGAAGATCGTTCGCCGTCTGGCCGACGAGGGCCAGATCGTGCTGGCCAGCGGAGGCGATGATGACTACGTCTAA